TTAACTTGGGCATGATTTTTTGTCGGCTTTCTACTTCCGAGAAGGCCTCGTTGATCCCTCTTGGAAAGGCTTTACATCTATCGGCATAGACTTGCTTAAACATGTTCTCATATACAACATTGGTGATCACGCTCAGGCCAGCGGCCAGCATGATGTCTGTATCAGGCCAGTGTTGCCCCTGGCACAAAGTCATATTTTTTAGCGATTTGATAGATTTGATTTGAGAAAATAACTGTTCATTATCTTGATGGATAGTAAACACGCGATATCCGAGCAGTCCTTTAATCAGGGGGATAGGCACCACGCCCAACTCAGATTCTCGTTGCTGATTGGTACCTGCCCAGTACAAGTCAATTAACCGATTAGACTGTAGTTCAAAGAGTGCTCTGTCTTGCACCATATAAGGTGAAAATTGAATCTGAATTGGTTTTTTTAGTTTATCGAAAGCCAGTTCAATGAGCCCAACATAGTAATTGTGAGTACTATCATGCTCAGACTGGCTGCCCCGAACGCGTATTGTCTCAGTGGCAATAGATGCGTAGCTTACCAGCAATAACCAAATAAGTATGAGCTTGTACATTGGTCTCTCATTGTTGTTACCCAATACTATTAGCGTAGTGCATCTTTTGAAATTACGGGGTGTTCATCTGATTATTTACTTTTGAGCACTTGCTGGTGCCTTGCTTGTGATTTTCAAAAATTACAACTAATTTTAACTATGTCGAGTTACTTTTTGGCGCGTAGAGCGCGAGTGCATGGTAAAAAACTCTATTTCAATCAGACTTCTTAGTATTGTTTTATCAATTTATCTACTACTCACCGCAGTTGTTACTTGCGTGCATTTGTACATTGATTTCATAAATACAAAAAAAGAATCGCAGGCAGTGTTAAAAGCATCTGAGAGTACTTTTGGCAATATTCTGGCCTCTGATCTGTGGAATTTAGACTACACACAATTAGACATCACAGCGCAAAGCATTATCAACTTGCCTCATATTGCAGGTATTGTCCTGCAAGACGATAAAAAGTTTATCCTGACCAGAGGTGATATCCCCGACAGAGCGATTAATACCGATCCTCAGGCTTTTTATCAGTTTCCGCTGATGATGAAATCAGGTGGGATGGAAAATAAAATCGGCACGGTCAAATTATACGCTGATGAAGGCTATATTTATGACAGCATGCAATCAGGTATATTTTTACTGATAATTAATGCCTTGATAAAAACCGCAGCCATCTTTGTGTTAGTGACCATTGTCTTTCGGAAGTTGTTGTCTGCACCTTTGGGCAAACTCGCGTTCCAAGCCAGCAATATTAAAGCTGATGACATGAAAAGCTCCCATATCAATATTGCTCAGAATCCAAATGATGAGCTGGGCATGTTGCAAAGTGCATTGAACGATATGATGCACAAAACAGCCAGCTCGTTTGAGCAACTCGATAGCCTTAATAAAAACCTCGAAAAAATCGTCAGTGAACGCACCTTAGAGTTGCAGCAATCGGTTGACCAATTACATGCACAGCAAGCACAGTTGAAAAATGAAATTGAGGTGCGCCATCAATCAGAGGCGGCATTAAAAACATCATTAGATGAGCTTAAAAAAGCGCAAAATCAATTGATTGAATCTGAGAAAATGGCGTCCTTGGGTGGACTGGTCGCAGGTGTAGCGCACGAAATCAATACGCCAGTTGGAACCAGTTTAACAGGGGTTTCTCACTTCAAGAGTACCCTAGAAAATTTACACAAAAAGTACGAGCAGGGCGAGTTAGAAGAAGATGACTTTGTAAAGTTTATTAAAGACTCTACCGCGCTGACCAATACCATAGAAAGTAGCCTAGAGCGGGCTGCAAATTTAGTAAGGAGTTTTAAGCTTGTTGCGGTGGACCAATCCGCTGAAGAGGTCAGAGAGTTTGATATTGTGCAGTATTTAAAAGACACCATGACCAGCTTAAATAGTCAGTTAAAGCAATCCAACATCGCGTTTCGTATCGATACGGAGCGGGAAGTTTTTTTGATTAAAAACTTCCCCGGGTCATGGGCGCAGATTTTTACTAATTTAATTCAAAATACGTTGATCCATGCCTATGAGCCACAAGTACATGGAGAAGTGGTGATTACATTTACGCAAGACGGACAAGACTTGGTGGTTTTGTTTTCCGATGATGGCAAAGGCATGACAGAAACAGCCAAGAAAAAGGTCTTTGACCCATTTTATACGACTAATCGAGGAAACGGCGGGTCTGGATTAGGTATGAATATTATTTTTAATATTGTGACGCAAAAAATGCAGGGCGCTATCTCTGTCGATTCAACCCTCAATTGCGGCACCACATTTACGATCAAAGTTCCGATAAACGTACAACCTGCATGCATAGGTGAATCAAATGGCACTGTTTAAAAAGTCCAAAAAACCTAAAGTTGAAAAGCAAGGTGCATGGAAAGTCCTGATTGTTGATGATGAGCCGGATGTTCATACAGTCACTAAAATTACCCTGAGTGATTTTGAGTTTGACGGTAAGTCCATTGATTTTGTCAGCGCCTATTCTGGTGAGGAGGCGAAAAAAGTCATGGCAGAGCACGGTGATATTGCGCTGGTATTACTCGATGTGGTCATGGAGACGGATGATGCAGGGTTACAGGTCGCAGAGTTTATTAGGAAGGTGCTAAATAATCACCTGACACGCATTATTTTAAGAACGGGACAGCCCGGCCAGGCACCCGAAAGAACCGTCATTGTGAATTATGATATTAATGATTACAAAGATAAAACTCACCTCAGTAGCGACAAGCTTTTTACGGTGGTCTATACCGGGTTGAGAGGATATAGAGATATTCAAGATATTGAAACTGCAAGAAAGAAGCTCGAAACTCACCGCCAAGGATTGGAGCAGGTAATCGACTCGACTACCAGTTTATTTCGTATTCGGAGCTTGCGTGAGTTTGCCAGCGGCCTATTGGTACAAATATCGACGCTATTACACGCAAACAAACCATCAGCACAGAGTAATAACTTTGCTGTGCGAAAGTCGCAAGGGCGCTTTGAATATCTTGCGGGCAATGGAGAGTACGGTTTTAACACAGCAGATTATCTTGATTTACCTGAGCATATATTGGCTCTACTGGAAAAAGCCTGCGAGCAACAAAAATCGCTCATCGAACATGACTGCTTTGTGGGGTATTTTAAGACGTATAACGCAGAAGAAAATCTTATTTACTTACAAGGGATCACCGCCATCGATGAGCTAGATACCAAACTCCTTGAGCTTTTCTCTAACAATATCACCGTGGCTTTTGATAATTTGGAGCTAGATAAGGAAATATATGATACCCAATCTGAAATTATTGAAACGCTAGGGGAAGTCGTCGAAAGTCGCTCAAAAGAAGCGGCCAATCATGTTAAACGGGTTGCCCATTTATCGAGAGCACTTGCTTTATGGATAGGGCTGCCAAATGCGCAAGCTCAAGAGTTATTTATGGCAGCTCCAATGCATGATGTCGGTAAAGTGGCGATCCCCGACTCCGTTTTACTAAAACCCGGCAAACTAGATGATGAGCAGTGGCACATTATGAAAACCCATGTGTCTGTCGGTCAGGAGATTTTTTCTCGCTCAAAACGCCCAACGTTAAAGGCAGCTGCCATTGTGGCGGGAGAACATCATGAGAAGTTTGATGGGTCTGGTTATCCCAATGGTTTGTCTGGTGAAGACATTCATATATACGGCCGGATAGTGGCCTTGGTGGATGTGTTCGACGCTTTATCGCATAAACGATGTTATAAAGATGCATGGAGCATGGATGAAGTCTTGGCCCTGTTGGTCAAAGAGAAAGGGCGGCACTTTGACCCTCAGTTAGTGGATGTGTTTATTGAGCATATTGATGACGTACAGGTCATTATGGATAAGTACCCCGATTAAATCGGGGCTTAAAGTAACTTAGCTATTATTGCCAAGTCATTAGGTGTGGGGCGTTTGAGTTAGTCTCGAACTAACAACGACCCTATTGCCAGAAAATGATTGGTAGCTGTTGATTAAGCAATAACACAATGCAAAATTGTAAAGCACAGATCAAGCATGCCATATCAAGCCAGTATATTTTGTTTTGTTTTAGAAACGCTTTGGTTTTGTAAGCCGACCAAATAAGACTAAGAGGTAATAACCCAGAGATTATCGCAAGGCAGAATGACGCTGCTGTGAGCTCTCCAAATTGCATAAAGCTTTGTTGTGTATATAAAGTAATGGGTAAGGCAAGCATAATTAAATTATAAAAGCTCGGTTTTATATTGGCATATCTATTATGCTTATCTCTAATCATGGTGGCGATGCCCACAAGCAATAAGCCCATTAAGCCTATGAGACCGAGTAGTATGCTAGACCAAACGAGTACTAAGTTGAGTACGCTGCCTTTTTGATATGTTCTATGACCATAACTAAGCATTGGCTGATTTTCATCATTTTGATAAAAAACATAAGTGGCATTGCTGCGAGTGATGTCTCTAAATAGTTGCATGCCTACAGGAACAATGACTTTGTCTTTACTTTGTAAACTGTGAATAACCAAGCTGTTTTTTGTTTGACTAAGCCATACAAAATTGGTTATCCAGTCAACAAATGCGAATTCTGCCATACTGTTAGGCGCTAAAAAATAGATCCCCGTTTTGTCTTTTAGGGGCATAGCCTCTTTGACTGCCTCAGTGATGTTAGCGGGTTTGACTTTAAGCTGATCGATAAAAAGTTTATCAAAATGAGCATAGTTTGCAGTTTCACTATCAGTGTTAAGCGCGTAAAAAAATGCTTTGTTTTCGTCGGGAAATACACACATATGCGCCCTAAAACCAAACGTTGTTCCTGGCCTACAGTGCCCCATGACTCCGTGACGGTCTCGATTTGAAAACACCAGTCCATGACCTATTTTAAGGCCAGCTTTATGCGCATTTGTTTCATGAGCACCCGCAAGTAAAGGGAGTAACTCCGGTAAAATAAATGTTTTACCATGCACAGTTCCGCCAGCGAGTATAAGGGCCATAAATTTACCCATATCAGTCGCGGTGGTTGTAAATTGGCCTGCACCTCTTAATAAAAATGGTGGAGACGCTTGCGCTGTCATTAAATCATGATACCCCATTGCTAAGCTTGTTGGGGTTGGTATTGCACTTTGTGTTTGGAAAGTAAACGTGCTGTCATGCATGCCTAACGGTTTTAGTAAGTGTTCATCAAGGTAGGTTTCATAGCGTGTATTTGTGATACTTTCTATGATCATTGCCAAAAGTTGGTAACCCATATTCGAATAAGATTCTTGTGAGCCCGGTTTGAATCTAGCTGTGAGTAGACTTTTATCGCCGTTATTAAATGCGTTAATAAGCGGTGTATCTGGCGTGACCTGAGTATTTAGGTACTGCCACATGCGCACACTATCTAACCCTGAAGTATGATTTAGTAGGTGCCTTACTAATATTGGGGAGTTATCTCGCCAAGGGTTCTTAATGGCAAGCTCAGGGAGCAATGTCCTTATTTGGGTATCTAAAGACAATTTTCCTTCACTGACTAATTGTAGAATGCCCACAGCCAAAACGGCTTTTGTTACAGATCCAATTTGCATTTTTTGACTGTCGTGCATTACAAAGCCTTTCTCGATATTTGCCAAACCGGTGCTACCAATTTGAATCTGCCCTTCATTTAACAGGGTCCAAGTGATTCCTGCAATTTTTTGCTCTTGAATGGTTTGTTCAATTTGTTGTCTGAATGTGTTGTTGTCTTGTGCTTTTACATGTGTGAAAGGCCAAATCAAAAAGGTTAAGAGCAGGGTTAGGTAATATTTTGTCATTTTTATACTTATATTTATATTAATGTCTAAAGGTATCACTTTGTATGTGATTTGAATGTGAAATACGCGATGAAACTTAATGTGTTAGAAGTTTTATTTTGATTTTTTATGTAGTTATCAAATGTCGAATAGATTATAGATTTTTTTATTTCAACTGTTGGAGTGGTACCTTTGAGTATAGGGTGTTCATATTATGTATTCTCTAGCTGTGATTTAAAAAGAGGTTTTAAATCTAAATTTTGTTGTTAATTTTGCAATTTGACTGTGTCGACATCTTTGTAAGGTGGTGCATGTCTTAAGAGTAATATTTCAATCTTTACATGTTGTTCATTTGTTTTGTTGATTAAAAATAAAACAGGTGTTACTGTTTTGCTGCAAAATAAATAATAAAAAGGAAATTGAAATGAAATTAAAACTAAAAAGCAAACAAATTAAAAACCTTTCTAAAGATAGAGCAGCACTTCCTGCGGGTGCTACGCCTCAAGTAGGTGGTGGTATATATATCGATCATACTCGACTAGCAAGTTGTTATATTTGTAATATCGGTAAATAGGTCGAATATTTATCCTAAGGTCAAAAGCCTAATATTTGGACTAATGGTGATATTAAAACACCGTTAGTCTTACTCCGTTTCCTCCAGAATATGCAAGATTTTGCTGTGAAAAGTTTTATCAATTGAGTACTTTTGATATATGCTTTCGTCGTCCTGATGAACATCAGGAACCGATGTTATAGACATGATTGATATGCGCTTTCGTCGTCCTGATTAACATCAGGAACCGGTGTTATTGACATGATTGATATGCGCTTTCGTCGTCTTGATGAACATCAGGGTCCAGTGTTATTGGACGTGATTGGTATCCGCCCCGTCATCCTGACGAATGTTAGGATCCAGTGTTTTAGACGTGATAAATATACGCTTTCGTCGTCCTGATGAACATCAGGAACCGATGTTATAGACATGATTGATATGCGCTTTCGTCGTCCTGATTAACATCAGGAACCGGTGTTATAGACATGATTGATATGCGCTTTCGTCGTCTTGATGAACATCAGGGTCCAGTGTTATTGACGTGATTGGTATCCGCTTTCGTCGTCCTGATGAACATCAGGAACCGATGTTATAGACATGATTGATATGCGCTTTCGTCGTCCTGATTAACATCAGGAACCGGTGTTATAGACATGATTGATATACGCTTTCGTCACCCTGATGAACATCAGGGTCCAGTGTTATTGACGTGATTGATATGCGTTTTCGTCGTCCTGACGAACGTCAGGATCCATGTGCTGTAGGCGTGAAGAGTTCTGAACAGCTGAGTTTCTTCAAATACCATTAAGCAATCAATACAACACGCATTGCGAGCAGAACAGCACGTAGTACTGAACCTCTTACTTTTATTAATGTAACCATGAAATATGTGTTACTTCAGATTGTTGGCTATTTTTTACGAGCTTTCCAAGTACCGCCGTATTGATATGTTTGAGCAAATTCTTTTTTAATGATCAGCAAGCAGGGCCCACAAATAAAGTGCCATTGGATATTGTTGTCGTAGCGACATCGATACATAACCTCTTTATTTTGTTTGCAGTGTGTACAGCGTTTATGGCGTATTCGCATGGCTTAATCGTCTTATAGGTCATGTATCGCTAAGTTAAGATTTTTAATTTCTCTAATCACTATTTACACTCATATCACCAGAATACAGTGTATTAAGGGCGCGTTGTAGAGTGAATAACTGTGATTGTTTGTGTTATACGACGTTGATAGCAGTTAGATCAGCATAAACACTGTGTGCGGTGATAGTTTTTTATTACTTGGTAGTTATCGACTCTTTATTCATTGGGCTTTGGTGTATTATTGCAATTGATAATGTAGACAGCGAGTAGAAGGTCATATGGCTAGTACAGCACATGCTTTACACATCTTGGTAAAGCATAAAGAGCAAGCGGAAGATATTCTAAAACAATTAAAAAAAGGGGCTAAGTTTCAAACCTTGGCAAAGAAGCACTCAACCTGTCCGTCAGGAAAAAAGGGTGGAGATTTGGGTGAGTTTAGGCGCGGTACTATGGTACCTCAGTTTGATAAAGTCTGCTTCTCTTGCGAAGTCCTTGTTCCGCAGCTGGTCAAAACCAAATTTGGTTGGCATATCATTAAGGTGTTGTACCGTACGTAAAAAAGAAATGATGGTCGTTTTTTAAGCGGTGAGCCTCCAGTGAAGACCTAGTTATCAATATCTTAATTGATAAAAAATGAGCTTAAGATAATTACATCACTGATAACTGCATCAACAGATTTAAGTAAAGGCTGCGTTATTGATTGCCATGAAATCGTTGGCGCAGCCTTTTTCACCGTACTTACTACAACAGTTTATTTTTCATGTTCATGTTCGAAATTGATTTCAATTTCTAGCTTTTTGTCTAATCCAAGCATATCTCGGTGGTATTCTTTCCCTTGTATGTGCGCTTTTAGTTCAGTCGCGATTTGCTTATAGGCATCATTGAAGTATGACTGCAATTCAGCGTCCTTCCATGTGTTTTTCATCTCGATTGACTTGCCTTTGAAACCATAGAAGTTCCGCCATACGAATTTACCTTTTTGATCATATAAAGAGGCGATAAGTTGTGGACTAAAGATTAACCTTGATTGATTGACTGAAATTAAGGCATATGGTTCGAGTATGAGATTTAGGCCAGATGATTCAATGGGAGCGAGTGACGTGACCTTACTCGGCACTTTCATCTTTTGCATTTGATTAAAAAGAGTCGTTGATAGCGCGAAGTTATCGGCTAATCGAGATTCGAGTGTTTTTGGCAAGTGTAGTTCATAGTGGGAGTCGAGCATGACGACACCTAATCCGCCAATGAGCCCTGGCTCATAATCAGGTACTGAAGAGTAATTACTTACTACAAATGAACTATTTTCGATGTGCCTGTCAGCCAGTTTTAGTGAAAGGTCGTGTGGGTTGTACTCTTTGATATGAATTGATATGTCTGTTGCTTTATATTCTTTTGGGATCTTCCCACCAGTATTTTTGGTCGTTAAGTTACAAGCACTCAAGCCTGTCATGAACATAATTAGTATCAGAACTCTCATAATTAGCCCTTTTGTAACTGTATGCGGACATTTAGGTGTTTTATTTAATTTTAATTTTAGGTGTTTAAAGAGGGTGACGCAAAAGCTTAATTTGCGCCACCTCTTTATTTTATGACGATGAGAATACACAGTGCATGTATTCTCATCTTTATGAGGTTTTATTTCTTTTTGGAGGTCTCAAATTCGCCACTCAGGTACTTATTAATGATGCTACCCAAGTTTTCGAAATACCCGGTGAGACCATTTTGAACAGGCTCAAAAAATGCTTTATCAAGTGATTGATGATCTGCTGGGTCTGCTAAATCTAATTTTGTCACTCTGCCATGCATTGAGTGAAGATCGAGCATGCTCTTCATAACGCCCATATCAATTGGTTGTGAGATAAACTCTGCAGACACGTCATAACTTGCCGCGGCATAGTAGTTGTCTAAGCCAAAAAAGCTGCGCGTGTATAAACCGTGTCCTTCAGCATAAAAGTTTGTACAACCATATTGAGTGCAGTTCATATCGACTAGCGTTTGTGTTTCGGTAATTGAAATTACGACATCTATGCCTTTGGCCGTTAACTCATTTCTTTCAGCCTCGAGACTTGGATTAAATTGCCATTGTTTATCTTTGATAAATACAAAACCGCTAGAAGCTCGCTGGTTGCTTAACGTGCTGTCCAATAACACAACCTCAGCATTTGCGCCTTCTTCGAGTTTCTTTTTTAGGGTCTCAAAAATATGCTGCTTCATTTTTACGTCAACTTCATATTGTTTTGTGAAGTTGTTGAAAATAGTCGTACCGATATGTGTATGCGTTAGCTCATCACTCACGTCGATAACCAAAGCTACTTTGGGTTGATTTTTAGGTTGATAGTCATCAATAGGAGGCACGTAGATTGTATTACACGCACTGATCAACAGGGCGATTGTAATAATGAATAAAGATTTTAATTTGTTCATTAATTTACTTGTTAAGGATAAAAAATTGGCGATATTCTACTCAGAGTGAGCGCTTTGGTCTCTAAAAAAATCTATCTTCTATCCCTTTTATGTAAAGAATTGTAATGAAAGCCTTCTTATAAAAAAGCTGTGTTTGCTCAAGTGGTGAACTTGCCAAACAATTTGAGTGTTCTAGTTATGGAATAGCGCAATGGAGGTACATGGAGAGTTCACCTAGTGCATTGAAAAATCAAACCTATGGGTTTACTTTCCATGGTGCTACTTTTTGTCAGATGAAGCTCATTGACTATGAGCTTTGATATAGTATGGTGCAGATTAAGCGTTATTTATTTCCAAAAACGTGTTCATCATAGTGCGCGCCGCCCGAAAATTTGACACACTTTCTTGCACAGCGTGTAGATGAAGGGTTGTTACCAAAGTACCACTCAGTTTCAATTGAATCTACATCATCCGGTATGTCAGATTCTTGAATGACCTGTACCGTTTGAGTTCTCTGTTTTTCATTTGTTTGTTCCAGACATACTTCGCCTTCTTGCAGTTCGAAATGCTTATGCAAAAGCTGAAGAGAAAATCGTTCGGTCTTATTATGTGCTATCAGAACTTTTTCGATTTCTCTAATGCACTCGTAATCGGATTCGTTCAGGTCTGAAACAGAGTTGATGTGTAGTAAGTGATTGTTTGACTGTGGGAAAGCGACAATTTTTTTCATGTTAGTTCCTTCTTATATATTTTATTAGCTTGTAATAAAGCCATGTTCGATGTGATTTATACTTTTTATTTTACTGAACTGTGGTGCAGTAATATCTTTTCATTTTCTAGTGAGATGCTAAGAATTATTCCTGAGAAACCAACGAATTTCGTGATTTCTTCTAAATGCCTTTCTATTGAGTGAGTGTTAACCTTTTCCTTAGTAGACCACATATAAAAACCACTTACTTCGTTGATATACTCGGAGCTTTTTAGTAATTGTCCAGTTGAATCTTTAAAACCAAATCTTGCGGGC
This genomic window from Pseudoalteromonas luteoviolacea contains:
- a CDS encoding ATP-binding protein — protein: MLKASESTFGNILASDLWNLDYTQLDITAQSIINLPHIAGIVLQDDKKFILTRGDIPDRAINTDPQAFYQFPLMMKSGGMENKIGTVKLYADEGYIYDSMQSGIFLLIINALIKTAAIFVLVTIVFRKLLSAPLGKLAFQASNIKADDMKSSHINIAQNPNDELGMLQSALNDMMHKTASSFEQLDSLNKNLEKIVSERTLELQQSVDQLHAQQAQLKNEIEVRHQSEAALKTSLDELKKAQNQLIESEKMASLGGLVAGVAHEINTPVGTSLTGVSHFKSTLENLHKKYEQGELEEDDFVKFIKDSTALTNTIESSLERAANLVRSFKLVAVDQSAEEVREFDIVQYLKDTMTSLNSQLKQSNIAFRIDTEREVFLIKNFPGSWAQIFTNLIQNTLIHAYEPQVHGEVVITFTQDGQDLVVLFSDDGKGMTETAKKKVFDPFYTTNRGNGGSGLGMNIIFNIVTQKMQGAISVDSTLNCGTTFTIKVPINVQPACIGESNGTV
- a CDS encoding serine hydrolase domain-containing protein; its protein translation is MTKYYLTLLLTFLIWPFTHVKAQDNNTFRQQIEQTIQEQKIAGITWTLLNEGQIQIGSTGLANIEKGFVMHDSQKMQIGSVTKAVLAVGILQLVSEGKLSLDTQIRTLLPELAIKNPWRDNSPILVRHLLNHTSGLDSVRMWQYLNTQVTPDTPLINAFNNGDKSLLTARFKPGSQESYSNMGYQLLAMIIESITNTRYETYLDEHLLKPLGMHDSTFTFQTQSAIPTPTSLAMGYHDLMTAQASPPFLLRGAGQFTTTATDMGKFMALILAGGTVHGKTFILPELLPLLAGAHETNAHKAGLKIGHGLVFSNRDRHGVMGHCRPGTTFGFRAHMCVFPDENKAFFYALNTDSETANYAHFDKLFIDQLKVKPANITEAVKEAMPLKDKTGIYFLAPNSMAEFAFVDWITNFVWLSQTKNSLVIHSLQSKDKVIVPVGMQLFRDITRSNATYVFYQNDENQPMLSYGHRTYQKGSVLNLVLVWSSILLGLIGLMGLLLVGIATMIRDKHNRYANIKPSFYNLIMLALPITLYTQQSFMQFGELTAASFCLAIISGLLPLSLIWSAYKTKAFLKQNKIYWLDMACLICALQFCIVLLLNQQLPIIFWQ
- a CDS encoding DUF3369 domain-containing protein encodes the protein MALFKKSKKPKVEKQGAWKVLIVDDEPDVHTVTKITLSDFEFDGKSIDFVSAYSGEEAKKVMAEHGDIALVLLDVVMETDDAGLQVAEFIRKVLNNHLTRIILRTGQPGQAPERTVIVNYDINDYKDKTHLSSDKLFTVVYTGLRGYRDIQDIETARKKLETHRQGLEQVIDSTTSLFRIRSLREFASGLLVQISTLLHANKPSAQSNNFAVRKSQGRFEYLAGNGEYGFNTADYLDLPEHILALLEKACEQQKSLIEHDCFVGYFKTYNAEENLIYLQGITAIDELDTKLLELFSNNITVAFDNLELDKEIYDTQSEIIETLGEVVESRSKEAANHVKRVAHLSRALALWIGLPNAQAQELFMAAPMHDVGKVAIPDSVLLKPGKLDDEQWHIMKTHVSVGQEIFSRSKRPTLKAAAIVAGEHHEKFDGSGYPNGLSGEDIHIYGRIVALVDVFDALSHKRCYKDAWSMDEVLALLVKEKGRHFDPQLVDVFIEHIDDVQVIMDKYPD
- the ppiC gene encoding peptidylprolyl isomerase PpiC, with the protein product MASTAHALHILVKHKEQAEDILKQLKKGAKFQTLAKKHSTCPSGKKGGDLGEFRRGTMVPQFDKVCFSCEVLVPQLVKTKFGWHIIKVLYRT